The genomic interval ACTCGGGTTCGATTTATCTGCAATTCGTCAAGGTCAGAGCTCTCTGTCAATCTCCCACCCTCTTTTGCGTACTCCCAAGTCTAGTTTTTTGCTCTTCATTGTGCTTCATTCTTCTGCAATTCGTTTTTCTGCTATTTcctgccatgtttcctatactCAATTCGTCCAACTCCCTGAtctcttttattcaacttcGAATTTGGgactttgaagtttgaaacaTTTTGAATTTGGCCAAAAGAATGAGGGGTTTTCATTGGTGCAGTGGTCCGATTTGTGGTTCGTGCAGTGCGTGAGAAGGCACGGTGCTGTGGGCCCAAGTTTGGTTATTCAAGCTTAGGGTTTTGGACGTGCATGGTTTTCAAAAAACTTCAGCTTGATTAGGTGGGATTTAGTGAGCTCCGTAGTCGGTTTGATCTCTAGGGTTTTGGTTTCGGAAAAATGAGATTTGGGTTCGCATTGTATGGTTTGTGGGTTGGTGAATTCGGGGTTGTTTGGAACTAAGGATACTGTTAATTGGTTATAAATTGGGGTTTCGGGGTTCTGGGGATTCGTCGGATCCCGCTGTGGATTTGCATTCAATGATATGTGGGAGGGAAATTTCTGGGTCGTTTGGAAAACGAGATAAGTGTGATTTGGGATAAACTGCGGTTACTGTTGGGCTTGTGATTCTGCGGACGGTGTATGAATCTGTGTCTCGAGACATGCAACCTCAGCAGAGCGCCAGAATTGATTTGGTTGACTTGAAAGCTCAGATAGTGAAGAAGCTTGGGGTGAATAAATCAAAACTGTACTTCCATCACTTGAATAGGTTCTTGAGCCATAAATTGGGCAAGGGtcagtttgaaaatttttgtattCGGGCTTTTGGGAGGGACAATCTTCCACTGCACAATCAACTCATAATTTCAATCTTGAAGAATGCATGCCAAGCCAAGACCCCACCACCAATTCATTTAACGGGTCCCCAAAAATTAGGGATACAAGCTGCAAACAGTTCCGGTGGGGAAGATGGGCATGAACAAAGTGGGGTAATTTTTCCAGGTCAGAATCAGAATGTGCCTGTGTGGTCTAATGGGGTTCTGCCAGTGTCCCTGCGAAAGGGTAGGTCTGGGATACGTGATCGGAAGCTCAAGGATAGACCAAGCCCACTTGGACCGAATGGGAAGGTCGAGTGTGTTTCACATCAGTCCATGGGAACAGAAGATGGCAGTAGTAAGTTTAACATGGAAAATGGGGATTTGACTCCATGTGATTATCAGAGATCAGTGCAGCATCTTCAAACAGTTGCTGAGCCATATGAGAATGAGAGGGAGGGTGCTGTCCAGCGACCTGCAGAGAAGCCAAGGATACATTGTAAGGATCAGACTGCAGTAGCTGTCATTGATGATCAGGTGGAGCAGTCAAACCGGTTGAGATTCTATAGAAGTCACCTACTTGCCCCCCTAGGAATTCCATTTTGCTCAGCTAGTGTAGGCGGGTCACGTAAAGTTAATCCATTCAGTAGCAGTGGTGATTTTGTTAGCTGTTATGATAGTGGTGGATTGTCTGATACAGAGACACTGAGAAAACGTGTGGAGCAGATTGCGGCAGCACAGGGCCTTGGTGGTGTTTCCATGGAATGTGCTAATATGTTGAATAATATGTTGGATGTGTACTTGAAGCGGTTAATCAGGTCTTGTGTTGAGTTGGTGGGAGCAAGGTGTTCACGTGAGCCAAAAAAGTACCCTGCTCACAAGCAGCAGATTCAAGGCAAAATTCTCAAAGGTATGTGGCCAAGTAATCATTTACATATGCAGAGCACAGGTGGACCCATGGAAGTTATGCAGGAGCAAGGACCCCAATGCTCAATATCTTTGCTTGATTTCAAAGTTGCCATGGAGCTGAATCCTCAGCAACTTGGGGAAGATTGGCCATTGCTGCTGGAGAAAATTTGTATGCAAGCATTTGAGGAATGACACTTCCCTACAGATCTTTGCTCATTCCAAGACTTGGTTGGTTTGGTATGTTCTGGTGCAAAGGGGTGGACAACCATTGTTGGAGATAATTGTTGCACTAAGTTCTGTTCTTACTGCCAAGATGAGCCAGATTTCTCCCAGTTGCTTAAAGCTCTGGCCCTTACAAATGAATTGTGGTCGTGAGCATTAAAATGTCTGTATTTGCCTGCTGCAGAGCATGGCTGGTCGGGAAATTATTTAACTGCAACCAACCAAAGGGTTCCTTCAAATAGAATGCCCATGATTGATTGCTCTGTTGTATCTTTAGCATTGATCTTGGCAGTATTTGCCATCTCTACAGATCTCAAGCATTTCCTGTAATTTTCAGCCAATGTGGAGGAAAACTAAGAGAGTTTTACCAGAATACTGTTGTGTAGCGTGGTGAAAGGTAAAACATTATCTTGTGTAAGAGCTGCAGTAATGCTCTGTATGTACTTTTAGGTCCTGAAGATTAATTGGAATTTAAATATCAATAACACATTAACTTCCATTGTTATCCCCTTGATGGTTTGGCATCTTTTCTATAACTAAGTGACACATAACTAAACCTGATGCGAATGTATCATCCCTTCCTGTGGTGTTGTAAGAACAGTTTTGACTGTAAATGTTAGTGTTTCATCTTGCAAATAGTAGTGGTGGCTTcatattgtttatatattttctgaaaCTTCCACGTGTTGTAAAGTTTATGTTTTACTGCACATTCTAAAGGATAGA from Juglans microcarpa x Juglans regia isolate MS1-56 chromosome 4S, Jm3101_v1.0, whole genome shotgun sequence carries:
- the LOC121263560 gene encoding uncharacterized protein LOC121263560, encoding MQPQQSARIDLVDLKAQIVKKLGVNKSKLYFHHLNRFLSHKLGKGQFENFCIRAFGRDNLPLHNQLIISILKNACQAKTPPPIHLTGPQKLGIQAANSSGGEDGHEQSGVIFPGQNQNVPVWSNGVLPVSLRKGRSGIRDRKLKDRPSPLGPNGKVECVSHQSMGTEDGSSKFNMENGDLTPCDYQRSVQHLQTVAEPYENEREGAVQRPAEKPRIHCKDQTAVAVIDDQVEQSNRLRFYRSHLLAPLGIPFCSASVGGSRKVNPFSSSGDFVSCYDSGGLSDTETLRKRVEQIAAAQGLGGVSMECANMLNNMLDVYLKRLIRSCVELVGARCSREPKKYPAHKQQIQGKILKGMWPSNHLHMQSTGGPMEVMQEQGPQCSISLLDFKVAMELNPQQLGEDWPLLLEKICMQAFEE